A segment of the Lycium ferocissimum isolate CSIRO_LF1 chromosome 5, AGI_CSIRO_Lferr_CH_V1, whole genome shotgun sequence genome:
CTCGGCCCTCAGCCTCGGGGCAAGAGCCGAGCAAGAGCGAAGGAGGAGGAGAACAAGTTCACCAACAATTCAGGAAAGGTAAGTACGTGAGTCCGGTTTGGAAACCTAACGAGATGTTGTGGCTAGCTAGGGCTTGGAAAATTCAGTACCAAGTTGGTAGCGGGGGGTCATCATCAGAGCTTGTTCATCTAGAAGTTTCTTCAGCACAACCAGCTGGTAGAGGCAAGACAAGAGCTGATAAAGATAGAGAAGTAGCTGAGTTTCTCAATAGGCACGGAGTTAACAGAGATGCTAAAACTGCTGGGACTAAATGGGACAACATGTTGGGTGAATTCAGAAAAGTATACGAATGGGAAAGAGGTGCTGAGAGGGAACAAATTGGAAAGAGTTATTTTAGACTGTCCCCTTATGAAAGGAAGATTCATAGATTGCCTGCTTCATTTGATGAAGAAGTTTTTGAAGAATTATCTCAGTTTATGGGTCCAAGAATGAGAACTCAAACTAGAATTGGTACTCAGTCCAATATTGGTGAAGACATTCGTACAGCCCTCACACTTACCAAGTCTTTGCCTCCCCCTCCACCCTTTAGGGAAGATGAACTTCATCTCTCCGGTATGCTCTCAATAATTTAATTTGTCTTTCTTTTAATCTGTACAACGTACGCAAAACAATTAATTTAGTGTGGGACAATTAAATACAATGCACATTATGAACGTAACGTGCTAATGACATATATATTGTGTGGATGTAGCAAGGGCAAAACAGTTGGTAATGACAAGTGGAACAGAAGCATTACTTCATGGATCAAGAAGTGGGTTATTAGGGTTTGAAACACCATCTTCTTCATTCGATGTTATTGGGGGTGGTGCATCTTCTTCCTCATCGAAAGAGCTTCGTCGCATCGGCAAAATTAGAATGGTATGGGAGGAATCAGTGAGCTTGTGGGCTGAAGAAGGTGAGCATCACAGAGGTAGGGTAAAGCTTCAAGGATCAAGTTTTTTAAATGCAGATGAAATGGCATTCTTGGATGATTCTATGGTTGCTTCCACTATGGAGGCATTTGAAGATGGACCCATGAAAGGTTTTTCCGTTGATAGATTCCTATCTGGAGTACAACTCAAAGTCTTTGGCAGGAGAAAATCCTCTTCTGCACTTGCTCTTTCTGGTATTTTATCTAATTGTTTATGtgcattttttaatatttagaatGTACCAGTCCTAAATCCTAATCATTAAGTATGGGAATAAGTAACGgtcttttttttatcttttttctcattgtgTTCAATCTAGGTCCCAATGAAAGATTGCAGCTTCCCTCTTCAGAATTTCCCATCAGATGTAAGCCCTTCCATAAATTTCGGATTTTCTATTTGTGAAAAGGGCGCAATGATTGAATTTTCTATTCCTTCACCTCTGAGCTAAATGAATTTTATATTAGTCTATACCGTAGTTCCCATTAATAGAATCTTAATGCTTTCAGCTGGATCTTGAAATCAGTTGaaaaatacaatttttaaattttctcacACTTTGCAGCAACTACTCCTTGGGAATTTCAAGATCCGACTGAGTACTATGTTGGGTGTCTCAGATCTCCTCCACCTACACTTCCAAGTTTATTCGAGCTCTCGTGGCATTTGCAACAGCCACCACCGGAGGAACTCCGTTTTCCGCTCCGGCGAGACGTGTTCAAAGACTTGCCTCAAGGGAAAGAACTATTTTTCACTACTTCTACTGAGCTATTAGACTGTAGAGGCATCACTTATGATGTTCTGAGCGCTATTATGCGGTCAAACCCTAGTCTCACTGCTGCAACCGCGACCGATAGGGACTCTTACATTGGCCTGTGGGATGATTGCATCAATAGGATAATATCAAAGTTTTGTTCCATTGAAATGGTATTCGTACGGAAATCTTCGTCATCTCTTGTGGAAACCGTGCAAGATCAATGGCCTAATGTTACTGCTTTCTTGAGGAATTTTTGCTTGTGGAGAGGAGAAGAAACTGATCAGTTAAGAGAAGGTCAACTAGATCCGTCTTCTTCTATTGTAGAGAAATTTCTTTGGACTTACATGGACCTTCCTTACGTGTTAGGTTACTATGCAGTTGGATTTATTGTTACTTTCTGTGCCTTAAGTCGATCACAGGACCGTATCGTCCGAACCGATCTTTACACAGTGGATCTCTCGACGCCAGTTGAAAGACTAAAAGCTTTAGTCCCATGTTGGAGAATTGCCGGATTATTACCATTATTAGCAGACAGGTGCTTCCATTACATGAGCAGCAATGGGAGTAATTTTAAACATCTTCCATACACTGATTTTGAGAGAACAGATTTGGGTAATGGAAATTTCGTCGAGATGACTCCGAATACAGTGGTGAAATATTTttctagtaaaaaaaaatggttggCAGTCAAAGAAATATACGATTTTCTTGATCATAGAATCCCACACGCGGAATTTGTCGTTAGGGCATCAGAAAAAGATCTTGCATTGGTGTTCAAGCCAAGAGGTTGCAAATACAAGCCAGCAAACTGTGATCAACTAATAGAAGCATTGAAACAAGTCACAAAAGCACTAGTCGCATTACACGATCTTTCATTCATGCATAGAGATTTAGGATGGGACAAAGTCATGAGGAGAAGCGACAGGGAGAATGAGTGGTTCATTACGGGTTTCGACGAGGCGGTAACCGCCCCGCAGCTGTATCCACACGGTGGAGCAGCTATAGCGGGTGCCTCCTCGGGGACGAGGCACCCGCCAGAGATGGGAAGGAATTATCATGGTGTGAAAGTTGATGTATGGGGAATAGGTCAATTAGTGAAGAGTTGTGGATTAGTAGGGGTGCCACAGTTGTTAAGAGAGTTGCAGAATAGATGTTTGGACCATAACCCGGAGCAAAGACCGACGGCTGCTGACTGTTATCGACACTTGTTGCAGTTGCAGTCTTCAATGTCTGCAACCGCCGCCGGTGGGTATTGACAACTGATTGATGCGTGTTATTTAATACTATTCCATGCACCAGTGAAGCTACGTTATTCTGGTTCATTACGTTACTGTTCTTGACGTTTAACATCACATGgctctcttttatttctttaattaagaAGCTTGTCTACGCTTCGAGCggttattaaataaaattaaaaaattaactaaaaatcAATTGCTATTCTTCGATCAATGTTATATTCTCTCAGTTCATGTGATTCTTCTTATCAAGAGTTCTTGTGTTGCTCTAATTTCCTAGCtactttcttgttctttttctttgtctttgtCCTTTTTTGTGGCTgtattgtttttatttattcttagtGATATTAAGATGATTGaacaaaaagatatttttgtaCGAATTTGAAGTTTGACATTTCCGACTAAACAGCGAAATTGAAGTTCGACATTTCTGGCTAAACAATCTCTCTTCATATAAGAAATGTCAAACTTATATATAACTCATCCAGCAtaattttataatattgaaATCTTAAATTCTAAAAGACAATTTAATTTACTAACTCGCACTTTATACACCTATCAGTAAATTACTTTTCTTTCCCTGTCTTGCAGTGCATAATTTCATCTACGTAAATTTTGATCTAATATAATCTCATATAAATATACAATAGATACCCTTCTTTTTTGCTCATCAACTTTGGTTTTATCTACTATAATATCATATAATTATACAGTATATGCATCGTATGCATAGAAAAAGTCATCTCTATGCAATTATCCTTGGGTTAGCAAGGCTTAAAGAGTTTGGAATGTCAATGGTTTAGTTTTCAAGGTTGAAAGTATCACAACGTACCTGTAAAAGAAAATTCCGAACAGTTACACCTCGCAATTTCACGCCGTTTGTATCGTAAGTAAGCTAACGTAATTCCGGAGAGGCCATGGAACTCCTATGAGGTTAAGTAAGGattttaacaagtgttaaacTCTGGGATCAATCAAATCAAAGAAACTAAGCTGTCGAAAATTTAGGGAAGATTTGGCAGAATTtcggacagaaattttgggtccaAATTTGGGAgacatatctcctagtataagGAGTTATGTAACGCATAACCTAtgcaaattcaagttcagagagttCTCTTTCCAACGCAACTGACGGTTCGCCAAT
Coding sequences within it:
- the LOC132056630 gene encoding uncharacterized protein LOC132056630 → MDENKGDTTKKQPQQHLSNSPDDPHDQDSPDTIPVQQQPQPVVSGAPYNISSSLYNIQGGASTTSVSFDQQQQQFEVVNPKRPRYTASQWKFIPSSSSQQQQQQQQKPSIVSAESSPISPSAHNTAATNPAAASSSDTASSPSHSPRPSASGQEPSKSEGGGEQVHQQFRKGKYVSPVWKPNEMLWLARAWKIQYQVGSGGSSSELVHLEVSSAQPAGRGKTRADKDREVAEFLNRHGVNRDAKTAGTKWDNMLGEFRKVYEWERGAEREQIGKSYFRLSPYERKIHRLPASFDEEVFEELSQFMGPRMRTQTRIGTQSNIGEDIRTALTLTKSLPPPPPFREDELHLSARAKQLVMTSGTEALLHGSRSGLLGFETPSSSFDVIGGGASSSSSKELRRIGKIRMVWEESVSLWAEEGEHHRGRVKLQGSSFLNADEMAFLDDSMVASTMEAFEDGPMKGFSVDRFLSGVQLKVFGRRKSSSALALSGPNERLQLPSSEFPIRSTTPWEFQDPTEYYVGCLRSPPPTLPSLFELSWHLQQPPPEELRFPLRRDVFKDLPQGKELFFTTSTELLDCRGITYDVLSAIMRSNPSLTAATATDRDSYIGLWDDCINRIISKFCSIEMVFVRKSSSSLVETVQDQWPNVTAFLRNFCLWRGEETDQLREGQLDPSSSIVEKFLWTYMDLPYVLGYYAVGFIVTFCALSRSQDRIVRTDLYTVDLSTPVERLKALVPCWRIAGLLPLLADRCFHYMSSNGSNFKHLPYTDFERTDLGNGNFVEMTPNTVVKYFSSKKKWLAVKEIYDFLDHRIPHAEFVVRASEKDLALVFKPRGCKYKPANCDQLIEALKQVTKALVALHDLSFMHRDLGWDKVMRRSDRENEWFITGFDEAVTAPQLYPHGGAAIAGASSGTRHPPEMGRNYHGVKVDVWGIGQLVKSCGLVGVPQLLRELQNRCLDHNPEQRPTAADCYRHLLQLQSSMSATAAGGY